From one Misgurnus anguillicaudatus chromosome 2, ASM2758022v2, whole genome shotgun sequence genomic stretch:
- the abcd3b gene encoding ATP-binding cassette sub-family D member 3b, translating to MAAVSKYLTAGNSSIAGAVLFAAYVIKQRLSAKNTGYRENKGTKPLFDKNKDGKTDKAAVDKVFFSRMRHIMKILVPETFCKESGYLLMIAIMLMARTYCDVWVIHNGTMIESAIIGRSTNAFKRYLVNFITVMPFISLVNNLLKLGLNELKLCFRVRLTSQLYNDYLTGFTYYQIGNLDNRIANPDQLITTDVEKFCNSVVDLYSNISKPLLDILIYVFRLNTSIGALGPASLLGYLVLSSLLLTRLRRPIGKMTVTEQRYEGEYRYINSRLITNSEEIAFYNGSRREKQTLNGIFQKLVDHLSQFIHFRFTMGVMDSIIAKYIAMAVGYLAISRPFLNVTNKRHINSTYSERLEDYYQSGRMLMSLAQALGRIVLAGRDMTRLSGFTARITEIQEVLKELNSGRYERTMVSERAKDTTIQNIPLIPGRGEVIIADNVIKFEHIPLATPNGDILIRDLSFEVSSGTNVLVCGPNGCGKSSLFRVLGELWPLYGGRLTKPERGKLFYVPQRPYMTLGSLRDQVIYPDTHEDQKKKGTSDQVLREYLDNVQLGHILDREGSWESVQDWMDVLSGGEKQRMAMARLFYHKPQFAILDECTSAVSVDVEDFIYSHCRKVGITLFTVSHRKSLWKHHEYYLQMDGRGNYEFKHITKDTVEFGS from the exons ATGGCGGCTGTTAGTAAGTATCTGACAGCCGGTAATTCCTCCATCGCAGGTGCAGTGCTATTCGCCGCGTACGTTATAAAACAGAGGCTGTCTGCGAAAAATACAGG CTATAGAGAGAATAAGGGAACAAAACCactgtttgacaaaaat AAAGATGGAAAAACAGACAAGGCTGCAGTGGACAAGGTGTTTTTCAGCCGCATGcgtcatatcatgaaaatcctGGTGCCAGAGACCTTTTGCAAAGAA TCAGGATATTTGCTAATGATTGCAATCATGCTCATGGCTCGAACCTACTGCGATGTCTGGGTCATCCATAATGGGACAATGATTGAGAG TGCAATCATTGGACGGTCGAcaaatgctttcaaaagatACTTGGTCAACTTTATCACGGTCATGCCTTTT ATATCACTAGTAAATAACTTATTAAAGCTGGGACTCAATGAGCTAAAGCTGTGCTTTAGAGTGAGACTTACAAGTCAACTTTACAACGACTATTTAAC GGGATTTACATATTACCAAATTGGCAATCTGGATAACCGCATTGCCAACCCTGACCAGCTGATAACTACAGACGTGGAGAAGTTCTGTAACAGTGTGGTAGATCTCTATTCCAACATCAGCAAG CCTTTACTAGACATATTGATATACGTCTTTAGGCTGAACACATCCATAGGTGCTCTT GGCCCTGCCAGTTTACTGGGCTATCTGGTTTTGTCCAGTCTACTCCTGACGAGACTGCGCAGGCCGATTGGCAAGATGACGGTGACTGAGCAGCGATACGAGGGGGAGTACAGATACATCAACTCTCGGCTCATCACTAACAG TGAGGAGATTGCGTTCTACAATGGAAGCAGGAGAGAAAAGCAAACCCTTAATGGAatctttcagaaactt GTTGACCACTTGAGTCAATTCATACACTTCCGTTTCACAATGGGTGTCATGGACAGCATCATAGCCAAAT ACATAGCAATGGCGGTGGGCTATCTGGCTATTAGCCGGCCGTTCCTGAACGTCACAAACAAGCGGCATATTAACAGCACATATTCTGAACGGCTCGAG GATTATTACCAGAGCGGACGGATGTTGATGAGTTTGGCGCAGGCCCTGGGAAGAATCGTCCTGGCAGGCAGGGATATGACCAGATTGTCCGG ATTCACTGCACGAATCACAGAGATTCAGGAAGTTCTGAAAGAACTGAATTCGGGCAGATATGAGCGGACTATGGTCTCAGAACGAGCCAAAG ACACTACAATACAAAATATCCCTCTAATACCAGGGAGAGGTGAAGTCATAATAGCTGACAACGTTATAAA GTTTGAACACATACCTTTAGCCACACCCAATGGAGACATACTTATCCGGGATTTATCCTTTGAG GTGTCATCAGGGACAAATGTGTTGGTCTGCGGTCCAAATGGCTGTGGGAAGAGTTCCCTTTTTAGAGTACTTGGAGAg CTGTGGCCTCTGTATGGAGGTCGCCTCACGAAACCAGAGAGAGGAAAGCTGTTCTACGTTCCTCAG AGGCCTTACATGACCCTGGGTTCTCTTAGAGATCAGGTGATTTATCCTGACACACACGAAGACCAAAAGAAGAAAGGAACTTCAGATCAG GTGCTGAGGGAATACCTGGACAATGTCCAGCTAGGACATATCCTAGACAGAGAGGGCAGCTGGGAGAGTGTGCAAGACTGGATGGATGTCCTCAGTGGAGGAGAGAAGCAGAGGATGGCT ATGGCCCGTTTGTTCTACCACAAGCCACAGTTTGCCATTCTGGATGAGTGCACCAGTGCTGTGAGTGTTGATGTAGAGGACTTCATCTACAGCCACTGTCGAAAG GTTGGCATCACGCTGTTCACAGTCTCCCATAGGAAATCACTATGGAAACACCATGAG tatTACTTGCAGATGGATGGAAGAGGCAACTATGAGTTTAAACACATAACAAAGGACACAGTGGAGTTTGGCTCATAA